The Canis lupus familiaris isolate Mischka breed German Shepherd chromosome 1, alternate assembly UU_Cfam_GSD_1.0, whole genome shotgun sequence DNA window TGGTAAGAAACTGAACAGTTTCTATGTGTGATGCATGCAGTAAAATGCCTCACATATAGTTAGCACTCATGCAAAAAAGAGAGCCATTCCTACcattattaccatcatcatcatcatcatcatcatcatcatcatcatcatcaccctaGAGGTTATATGCCTAGACACAGCCTGATAAACTGCCTGTGTTTGGGAATGATAGCTGCTTTTATAGATTACTGTTAGGATTGCTGAGAGCTGACACAGATGAAGCCATTGGAGCTATGAGTGGAAAGTGACTAGCCTGGGGCCACATGGGCAAAAGTTGGTAGAAGTGGGACACAAAGCCAAACCTGTCAATGCCAGTGAATGGGATTTTGCCACAATCCCACCTGCCCAGATTTACCATCAAGGAGGGAAGGAACTTAGGAATCTCCTTCTCCACCCCAGAGGAAAGACCAAGGCTCATAGTACTTTGGCCAGGAGTTTGCAACGCCTTTTGGCCCTTCGCTCCTTCCTCAGCTTTGCCACTTGTACCAGAAATGTTGCTCCTTTCTTTCACAGAACCTGCAGTAGGCTCCTGAGAACTTTTCCTAGTGGGACTGGGggtcagaggaggaaggaatTGTAGACAGTCTTAGTTGCATGAGGTATCAGGAGATAGCTCAGTGGAAGGAGGTGAAACTCATGAGGGAGATCAGAGACAGACCACAGCTGTCCTGGGAGGCTGTGGATCAATTCACTCCCAGTGCGATGGTTCTCCTGGGGCTCCCTCTGCTGGCAtggtcctccctctctctctctctctctgtctccatatttctgggatttctctttctcttgccatctctctctttctcgctgtgtttgtgtgtgtgtgtgtgtgtgtgtgtgtgtgtgtgtgtgtgtgtgtccctgtcctctctgggcctttctcctttccctctgaaTCTAGATGGGGATGCTTCAAAGTCCTTTTGGGTGTTGGAAATCCTTTCTGATGGCAAAACCTGACCCTGGGTCATCCTCCCCTGCCCACATCCCTGAACTGCTGGAGAAATCCCCATAGCCTGTGCATTGGTCACTGCATCCTTATGACCTCTGACTCTcctggcctctgtttcctcatctgctcaATGGatgtaataatagtacctaccccATAGGTTGATGTGGGACTACATGAGATGATATTTGAGAAGTGCTTAGAGCAGGGCCCAGCACATAGCAAAAGCTCAACAGATGTTGTCCTGCAGTTCTGGGGCTCAGATCtgagcctgcttcctcttcttATCCAGCACAGCTGAGCCAACACCTTGTCTGCCCACCCCAGCCTCCTTGGTGCCTGGACCCAGGTCTGTGGGGGGAGCCTCATTAGCACCTACCCACCGcctaccccacccccacataAGATGGCCTAGGCTGCAGTCATCCCTCCACCTTCTACCTGCTCTTTCAAGAAGCAGCCCCCCTACCCTGGGCTAAACCCACTTCATATGCTCTGGACCTGGACTAGCCAGTACCAGACCACTGGCCGCTACTGGCTATTTCCTCCTCAATCAATtagaattaagtaaaattaaaaaaaaaaagaattaagtaaaatttaggggcacctgggtggctcagttggttaagcatctgccttcagctcaggtcatgatcctggggtcctgtggggagcctgcttctccttctccctctgttcctgcttgttctctctctctctctcataagtaaataaaatcttttaaaaaattaatgttaagtaaaatttaaatctcAGTTCTTCAGTTCTGCTAGCCACATTTTAAGGGCTCAGCAGCCACATGTACAATGCAGATAATAGGACATTCTCATCATTCCAGAAAGTTCTGTTAGACAGATCCCTGTCTTCCTTGCTCTGGGAGGTCTCTCCCTTATAGAACATAGCTTCTCCTGTATCTCCTATCACTCCTTCTCTGTCAAGGTCAGCCtgcctgaattcaaatcccaCCTGCACACCTTAATAGCTGCTTAGCTAAgttatctaaaaattaaaattaattttgaaattaattttgaaaagacCCTTCTCTGTTTCCTAATTAGGAAGCCCTCAgtttcataatttgtttttttaaagattttatttatttattcacgagagacacagagagaggcagagacaggggaagcaggctccatgcaaggagcccgatatgggactcgatcccgggaccccaggatcatgccctgagctgaaggcagatgcccaaccactgaaccacccaggcatcccaccatcaGGAGACATTTGGAAACATTGTTAGTTGTCCACACTGGGGAGGGCAGTTGCTACTTGCATCCAGTGGGTAAAGGTCAGTGATGTGCTGAACATCCTACATGCACAGGACAGCCCATCCATGACAAAGAATGCTCTGGCCCCAAATGGCAATGGCACAGAGGTGGAAAATGCCAGTCTATATGTTTGCAAGGACTCAGCCTGTTTCAGAGGTGTACACCCCAAACTAATTTCAAGGGATACCGGAAATGGAGATTGGATTGGAGGAGGTCATCAAAACCTTACTAGTCaaggtttatttctctctctctctttacaaaCAGGATGTACTCATGCATTGTGTAACTAAAACTTAcgttttaaaaaacccaacaaaatagTACCAAATGTATCCAAAccaaccaaagaaacaaaactcttTTCTCTGACCTTTCCAGATAccttatctttccttccttcctttcactgCTGGATTCCTCCTGGGGTCTGCatctcctctctcccaccccacccccactaccACCACAATCTGGCTTCCGCTGCCAGCCCCCTTGTAGCTTAACCAGGACACAGCTGTCTCTGGGTTGTTACTGAATCCAGTGAATCTTGTTATCATAGTTGGCCTGCTTTGGGACTGCAGGGAAGGATTGTGTGACTTTCCTGAGTATCTGGagcccatctctctccctctctttctttggtTACTGCCAGAACTTTGTccactttcctttcctctctgtccCACCAGTGTCACTCTTCTCAGATGCTTTGTCTCAGATCTCTGCTCTTCCTGTGCTTCAATCTAGAACTGGTTACACAATCAGTGGGGTGTATTGCAAGTGAAAATGTAGGGTCCTTAGTTGAAAATTACTAATAATTTcaagatgggggatccctgggtggcgcagcggtttggcgcctgcctttggcccagggcgcgatcctggagacccgggatcgaatcccacatcaggctcccggtgcatggagcctgcttctccctctgcctgtgtctctgcctctctctctctctgtaactatcataaataaataaaaatttaaaaaaaattttcaagatgGTCACAGTAAATCATTAAACCAAGTGCAGAGCCCTTCTAAGCATGAGGCCACAAGGAACTGTAGACCACTTGCCCACAAAGCCAGCCATGCTTCCAATTCTCCTGGGTATAATCCCCAGTCTGTCTCACtggcctgctcctcccaccccatgtACTTCACCTTTATGGCAGCGCCACCATTGCCCAACACCTGTCCTCTGAGGGTTGTTGGGGTAGACAGAATGTACCTCTAAAGATCTCCAGGCATGAATGCcttaaacatataaatatgttgATCACATAGCagagggactttgcagatatgattaaacTATCTTACAGACCTTAAAATAGATTACCCTGGTGTGATGGTGAATcgtttttcataaagattttatttatttattcatgagagacacggagaggcagagacataggtagagggagatgcaaagggagcctgatgcgggactcaatcccaggatcctgggatcacaacctgagccagaggcagatgctcaaccactgagccacccaggtgctcctgatgATGGATCTTATATGTCCACTTGGCCAGGCTACAGTGCCTGGTTTTCACTCAAACACTAACCGAGGTGTTGCTGTGGAAGCATTCTGTAGATGTGGTTGATACCTAAAATTAGTTGACTCTAAATAAAGGTCATTCTTGAGAGCATGGGTGGGCCTCATACCATCAGTTGGGTAAAACAACGGTTcctctgagaaagaagaaattctgctttAAGACTGTGAAATAAGTccattggaaaaggacaaacattatatggtctcattcatttggggaatataaaaattagtgaaagggaataaagggaaaagagagaaaatgagtgaaaatatcagtgagggtgacaaaacatgagagacacctaactctgggaaatgaacaagggtagtagaaggggaagtgggcagggggttggggtgactgtgtgatgggcactgaggggggcacttggcaggatgagcactgggtgttatgctatatgttggcaaattgaactccaataaaaaaatttaaaaaaagactgcagcatctggggcacctgggtggctcagttggttgggcacctgcctttcgttcaggtcatgatcccagggccctgggatagaggccCCTATtgtcactgggctccacactcagcaagaagcctgcttctcttctctccctctgcccctccatctgcTTATgctcgctctctgtgtgtgttaaaaaaaataaataaaatatttaataataaaaagactgcAGCATCTGCTCCTGCCTGACAATTTCCACTCTGCCCTATGGATTTGTGGCTTGCCAGCCCCTACAAGCACAAAATCCAATTCCTTGTGATAAATCATATATCTATATGATTACCTggtaatcaataaaaaataatattttatagaccttaactatataaatatctaaattatatatcttaataatacatatatcttaatatgtgtgtatgtatatacagtgGGACATGTTCTGGTTCCCTGGAGAATCCGGATTGATACACCTGTGTTACCCAGGtgggcccaatataatcacatgaggccttaaaagcagagaactttctCTGGCTAGAAGCAAAGGAGAGATGGAACAGAATGGGAAATCAGAGAGATTTGAAGCCTCAGAAGGATTCAACACACCACCATGAGAGGGGAGCTGCATGGAAAGCACAAGAAGGATTCAGATAGCTTCTACACACCTGCCCCCAGCCAGCAGCTAGCAAGAGCCAAAGGCTTTGGTCCTATGGCTACAAGGCACTGAATTCAGCCAAGACCTCGAATGAGCTTAGAAGAAGGTTGTTCCAAGGAAGGGGCACAgctctgctgacatcttgatttcagccctgAGAGACCTAAATCCCACTCACACTCTgacctacagaaataaaaaatggaataaaaaggtGGATGGTTGTCAACCATACAGGTTGTGGAGATCCCTCACACCAGCAATGGAAAATCAATATTGTCATCCTTAGTTCTTCTCTCTCCTGCAAATCCCATCTCGCTTGCCCAAATTCCTTCTGGTTGTACCTTCCTTTCCATCCTTGTGGCCCCTGTTCCAAACAAGGCCCCTCCACAGGGTCCCTGCACCCAGCCTCACAGCCTCCCAACCAGGGTCAGGAGGAAGgtgaggcaaaaaaataaaataaaataaaaggaaacatgaaagatTCAGTAACCAAGATTGGCAACAGCGTGATACAACAGATGAATAGATGTAACAAAAACAATCAATAACACATCCATggtgaacaaaatatcaaaattttaaatgaagatggcatcaatataattgattttttcccttttgtctcaGGATCCAGTTAAAGCTTATCACGACCCTGATCCTGTCTTTATTTGAagtttttgatttctttgttcattatggatttttttttcctacatccatctttaaaatattgtattaaaatactTCCTGGGGCACCTtagtggcttggtggttgagcatcttgcctttgggtcaggtcatgatctgggacctgggattgaatccccctgcatcaggctccccacagggagcctgcttctccctctgcctctctatgtgtgtctcttatgaataagtaaaatccttaaaaataaatatttatcttaaacaaaatgtggtctatccatgccatggaatattatttggccacaaaaaaaacctaaacactGACACGTGCTACTATgtggatgaaccctgaggacatcATGCTCACTGAGAGAAGCCAAACACAGAAGGTTAGGATTCTGTATACGTGAAGCCTCTGTAACAAGCAAATCCACAGAGATGGAAAGCAGATTGGTGGCccacaggagctgggggaggggaaatagGAAGTATTTATGGGTAACGGGTTCCTTTGGTAGGGGAGGGAGTTATGGGGATGAAACcattttggaactagatagaggtggtggttgcacaacactggGAATGTACAGAGCACTGCTTTTAAATAGTTCATTTTATGTCATGCGACTTTAACATCCATAAAAATTCgtaataaaaatctgtatttaaatatattatttatcttggTGACTGAGTTTTGTGTAaaccaccccacccctgccccaataCCCACACCCTAAATTTTGCTCTGGATTTGAACCGCAGCCTTGCTCTGCTTGGtccatccccctgcttgtgaatCCCAGAAAGAACTTTCTAGCACCTGGATCTGACCCTGCTTGATATCCTGCCCTATAGCCTGCCTGGTGCAGTACTGCGGTGTGTAGTGGCTTGTGAGCTGATGTCTCCAGGTAAAAAGAACTCCAATGTGAAGGCCTTACTGCCTTGGGCTCCACCTGGCCTCCCCGCGGCTCTGAGCATTCTTCTTCCTGTCCTCAGCCCCATGGCCTGCCACTTCTGGGAGATTCCCTTCAAGCTGCACTTCCTTGTAACCAGTGAAACTGCAGCCCCACAGCCTCAGCAGAGCCTCAGCACTGAGCCAGgtctgccctgggccctgggcctctgTCTCCACACCTCTCCTCCCAACTGAGCACCTCCCTGGGGGCTCTGTTCCCCTCCCAAGGCCCTCCTCCCTCACAGCCACCAGGCACCGGTTTTTCCCAACACAGATCTGAGACTCTTCTTGTCAGCAAAAGGCCCAAGCGCTCAGAGTCATGCGATGGTCTTTCTAGGAGCAGCTtcggggtggggaagaggggacaCGGACGTTCATCCCGGAAACTCTCCAAAGCAGAGTCATGGCTGCCCCTCGGGGACTACCTCCATCCTCCCGGGGCCCAGGGACCCCGTCTGTTTCGTTCTCTCTCTTACATTCCCTCTGtgtctgccccttcctctctcctgtcctcccttctctctctctctctctagctctcgctctctctttcgctctctcctCCAACTGCTGCAATCTGTTAGAAATTACTCTTCCAAACAGCCAGACTTCGCCAGCTTCAGGAAATTCCAagctgggcagggggaggggccgggctggggggcgCGCCCTGGCCGTCCCCCACCCGCTCTGCGCGTCCTCTGAGCACACCCAGTCCCGGCCTCGGCCCGCCCCACACTCAGCCCGCAGGCCTCAGCTTTTCCACCGCCGCTTTCTAGTCCTTTAAACCCTAGAGGCAAACTTTCGGATACTAAGGGAGGTTGGGAGGGGCCTGTGCCCAGACGGCCTGGGCTGGCCTGGACGGCTCCAGCCATGGCCCCCGAGAGGGGCTGACGCTACGGTCCCCGGTGCAGGTAAAGAAGGGACCCGGGGCCAGGGCCAGCAAGGGGTGCGGGCTCGGACTCCCCGGTCCGAGGACTGAGAAAGGTCGGAGGCAGGACCCCTGGGACCTGCGCGAGGAGGCGTCCTGTGGAGGTGGCCCCGCGGGCCCGGACGCCTGGGTCCCGGGCCCCTGACAGGTTCCGCATGACACTTCCTTTGCCAGGTGAGAACCGCCtggagaaagaaggcagagggtgCGGACCTGGGACTCGGTGGCCGGGGCGGGCTCCGAAGCGAGGAGACGGGGGTCCCCCCGCCGGAGCCTGAGAGCGCGCCTGCCCCACTCGGGGAGGACCGAGAGGTAAGGGGGCAGCGGGGAGCCGGGCTCCCGGGTCAGCTTCGGGAGGACGCGGGACAGACGGGCCCAGGGACCGCGGGCGCTCCAGCTCGGGGCGGCCGCCACGTGGCGGGAGGAAGCGCGGCGAGCCGTGGGGCGGGGGTCTCCCCCTCCCGGACGCCTCGGGAACCGGTCCGGCCGGGTGTGGAGCGGGCGCCTATTTCCGTTTTGGCGGGGCTGGGGCCCGGAGAGGACAGAGGTGAACCAGCTGTGCCCTCCCTCCTGCAGCTGGAGCGGCGGGCCTGCAGGGGCGGATGGCAGCGGGAGGGGCCCTCCGGGGTCCCACCCTCACTCCTGCACTGTCTTTTGCACATTTGTCACAAACAACAGCCCCTCTGTAGGAGCCTTGGCCGGCTGACGGAGGTTTTTCCTAGAATGACCTCATTGCCTCTAGCACACAACTCTGCTTGCGGGAGGTTGGGGCCTTCTATTTAAGAGGACCCTGGGATTCGAGGTTCTGAGAAGGGGAGTGACTTGCCCGAGGCCCTCAGAGCCAGCAAGAGGCCACTCAGAAGCGATTTCGAAGTCATTACTCTGCCtggaatggagaaaagaaaaggcaaacaaacaCCGTCAAGGATGTAGGAAATCCTTGGCCTTTATGGCATATCCAAGTGTTTTTTACATTCGGATGCACACCCACCCACCCTATCCAAGGGGGGCTATGAGCAATAGGCTATCATCTGTAGAGTCTCATCAGGTTTAGACTCTGCCTGGTTTCTGAATCCAGACACAACATTCATTGCTGTGTGACCCAAGGCAACTTACTCTCCCTCTCTATTCCTCAGCCACCACCTCTATAAAACTCATTGCATTGTTCCGAGGATTGAAtgagtttgtgtatttgagtgaAAGCATTTAAGTcctctacccacccaccccaccccaccccagaatAAGTCCTTAGGAAGTATAACATCAGCATCATGAATGTCCTTTACAAATACCCCTAGCAATCAGGCATTCTGACTTCTACTTTTCAGTAGAGTAAACTGAGGTCTAAGGTTGAGGAAGTTAGGTCAGGGTCCCACAGAAAAGAAATGGCAGGTGTGTTTGGCCAGGCACTGGAAAATGGTGGTAGTGATGCCTTGTAGGGCAATGCGAGGATGGGCTGAGGTTACAGGCTAGGGCATGGGCAGGGAGGAAAGCCAGGGACTGAGAGCTGTCCCCAGAGGACTCAGTTCACGAGGCAGCAGGCAGGAGAAGTGGTTAAGTCtgggctctgtgaccttgggccagtcatAAACCCTCTCTAAGTGTGTCCTCGGGGACAAGGGGGAGTGATCTCAGGTGGCCACTGAGCATTTTATTGAACTTTTGCTCTCTGCTGGGCACTCTGCCAAGACTTACTGGCAACATCTCACCAATCTCGAAAAGAGACTATGAAGTGTTACAGGAAGATCCTGTGTTCCTATGTTACATTtttgagagggggaaagaaaccttagaaaggttaagtatttgcccaaagccacacacacacacacacacacacacacacacagccagatGGAAACCTAGGCATTTGGCTGAGTTGTGGTCTTTTCACCGGCAACTCACTGCACAGTAATGACACTCACTGTGACCATGGGGAGAGGGTTTTTTATTTTCAACTGTGAATTGAGATTCATTAATGAGCAGaggtaagcatttaaaaaataaaataaaatagattagaaTTGAAAACATCACAGTGCCTAGCATGTTGTTTCATAAAATTTTGGTTTCCTTTatgcagaggtggggaggagaggtgaTTGCATGTCATgttgcaattaaaatatatttgttcatctaagctgaggtcagagaagtttgagaaacactacaGAATCTTGTAAATCAAGACTGGTTTtcccagagaaataaatgtaaagtgtgtgagtgtgtgtgtgtgtgtgtgtgtgtgtgttggggtacGGCAAAGGTCAATTCCTCAGAACACACTggactataattattttaaatcctcttagctttaatttttctctgcatTATCAGTGATATTTCCCAGGGTGCTAGTTACTGAAAGAATAATGTTGGTTGCTTTGACTTCTTCATAGgattttatcaattctttattttgttctacaGTTATGTAAGGACacactccccccgccccacacacacacccagcactAGCACTACCAATTAGCTGGCACTATTACAAATATAGTTTTCTTTAATTGAGATTTACTATGTGCCCTGCAAGGAAGGTACtgttattttacccattttacagagaggaaacAGACATAAGGAAATCACGTAATTTATCCCAATCATACAGCTGGCGAAGGGTGGGGCTTTacttcaaagagaaagaagattatttattatgatgatgatgatgatgataacaggcactattaaaacaaaagtacaaaGTTATCAGAGTCCCTCCCAGAAATTCCATAAAAACAGCCAGGTTCCAGGATACAGGCAAAGGTTGGCAGACACTTCTTTTATGTAGAATCCAGGGCAGCCATGAGGAAATAGTGCACCTAGTTTATAGTGTGCAACCTGCCAGTTTCAATTTATGCCATTGTTGTTATTCTTAGAGAAATTTGCAAAATGTAAGACAGTATATTGTCTCTTTCTGGACCAAATACTCAAATTATAAAAGGCTGTGTGAGCATCCTGATTCCTGGATTGGAGCTTTTAGGCAGACTTGCATTATCACTTGTGTGTGCCCTAGGCAAAGCTTTCATgggtatagattttatttatttatattttataactgttGGTGTGAAGACAGATATAATccacacattttgaaataaatcaaaacaCTTTAACATTTTCCTGGGCCTCTAGAAGTGTGTGAGTGGTGGGCCCTAGGCACTGTGCCTGCCGCACTTGGTGGACAAAGTGCCCCCTGTCTCCAGGGAAGGGTCCTGAAAATCTCTGCCCCGGAGATGCTGGAGTTTCTCTGTCAAGCTTAGGAAACACTCGGGGAGAGCTGGTGAAGCCTGTTGCCTGGCCTGTAGGAAGACCGCAATCTTAGTTCTTACTGGGATAAGCGCGGCGCGTTGGTCATGCGCAGGCCTGAATTGCAATCTGGGACCTAGGGCCTCTGGAGACGCAGTTTGCACACCTGTAAAATGGACGTAACCCCGCCACCATCGTCCCGCGTGTTTGCGAGCGCATCCTTGGAACCGCTGCCTAGGCCCAGGGTGGGTGCGCGGCGTGGGTTCCCCCTCGGGCGGAGGCCGCGCTGacccgctcccccgccccctcccgcagATGCCCGTGCTGAAGCAGCTGGGCCCCGCGCAGCCCAAGAAGCGGCCGGAGCGCGGCACCCTGTCCATCTCCGCGCCACTCGGCGACTTCCGGCACACGCTACACGTGGGGCGCGGCGGCGACGCCTTCGGGGACACTTCGTTCCTGAGCCGGCACGGCGGGgggccgccccccgagccccgggcGCCACCCGCGGGAGCCCCGCGCTCCGCGCCGCCGCCTGCGGTGCcgcagcccccgccgcccgccctccgcgcgcccgcgcccgccgacCCGCTGCTGTCCTTCCACCTGGATCTGGGCCCGTCCATGCTGGACGCGGTGCTCGGCGTCATGGACGCGGAGCGCCCGGGGGCCGCCGCCACCAAGCCCGACTTGGACCTCAGCTCCGAGGCGCAGCATCCCAGGGCGCACTGCCGCCCCAGCGCGGATCTGGAGCTGGACGATGTCATCGGCCTGTAGGCACCCCAGTTCCCATGCTTTTACCTTCCGGCATCCTGCTTCTGTATACATAAACGCCACGTCTGTGCCCCGGGTTCTGTCTCTTCGCTTTGCATGGGAAGGGAAGATTGGGGGCGGGGAGTCGGTGATGGGGTCCTGGCTCCTTTAAGGGCCAAGCACGACACCTGCAGCTCGGTTCCCGGCAGACTGGACCAGGCTCTAGGTCGGATGCCGGGCCTGGAGGGGTGGGATGTGACCCTTTTATCAGAGGGGGGCGTGGTTAGACGGTGCCCCTTTAATTCAGCAGTTTTGGCAGAGGGCTTGGCCTGACTGGCTCCCGGAGGCCAAGGGCAGTGGCTCCGGGAGCCTCGACTCCCGGCCTGCATCTCCAGTGAACCCCTCGGGACG harbors:
- the CDC42EP5 gene encoding cdc42 effector protein 5; translated protein: MPVLKQLGPAQPKKRPERGTLSISAPLGDFRHTLHVGRGGDAFGDTSFLSRHGGGPPPEPRAPPAGAPRSAPPPAVPQPPPPALRAPAPADPLLSFHLDLGPSMLDAVLGVMDAERPGAAATKPDLDLSSEAQHPRAHCRPSADLELDDVIGL